TCGAAAAAAGTAATTGCTTGGAGACGGGATTTTCACCAATACCCGGAAACGGGGTTTCTAGAAATGCGAACGGCTTCGATTGTAGCGTCTATCTTAGATGAATTAGGGTTCGATTTAACAATGGGGAAATCTGTTATGTCAGACAATCATTGTATGGGGAAACCAGATACTGAAGCTACAAAAAAACATTATCTATGGGCGATCGAGAATGGAGCTAAGAAAGACTATGTTGCAAACTTTTCCGATGGATATACTGGGATAGTTGCAACACTGGATACCGGTATAGAAGGACCAACAACCGCCTATCGATTTGATATGGATGCGCTCGATATTCACGAATCGGAGTTGGACAGTCATTTCCCTAAGCAAGAGGGATTTAGATCAAAGCTTCCTCATAAAATGCATGCGTGCGGTCACGATGCCCACACAGCAATTGGATTAGGTTTGGCGACAGTTATTGCTAGCAATAAAGAAGCCTTAAAAGGGAAAATCAAATTGATCTTTCAACCTGCTGAAGAGGGAACGCGCGGCGCGAAATCAATGGCTAGTGCTGGAATCGTAGATGATGTCGATTATTTCATCGCCTCCCATGTTGGGACAGGGGTCCCACATCAACATTTCGTTGCTTCCAATAACGGTTTCTTAGCCACGTCGAAACTGGATATCACTTTTAAAGGCAAGGCATCCCATGCAGGAGCACAACCTGAGGAAGGAAATAATGCATTGTTAGCTGCTGCGAATGCGGCATTGAATATCCACGCAATCGCTAGAAATTCAAAAGGGATTTCAAGAATTAATGTCGGTGAATTACATGCTGGTTCAGGAAGAAATATTATCGCGGACTATGCATTTCTGAAAGCGGAAACTCGCGGTGAAAACTCTGAGGTGAATCAATATATAAAAAACCAGCTGGAATCGATCATCGCAGGTGCGGCACAAATGTATCAAGTCGATTATCAAATTGATACAGTCGGTGAAGCACTTAGTAGCCAAGGATCGAAAGAGTTGGCAGTGATTCTCAAGGGATGTGCAGAAGAGTCAGCCATGTTAAACGAAACAGCTTTGGAATCAAATGACGCGGCTGGTTCCGAAGATGCAACTTATTTCATGGAACGAGTGAAACAAAACGGTGGACTCGCAACATATTGTATTTTCGGCACAGACCTTCCTGCGGGACACCATAATGAACAATTTGACATCAATGAAGAAACGATGCTTGCAGCCGTAGATGTCTTATTTAAATCTGCTTTAAAATTAAATAGCCTATAAAATGGTTGTTAAAAAAGGGGATCTATGCGATTCCCTTTTTTATTATGAAAATATTGGTTCAATCAATTTTTATAGGAGTTAGTGAATAAAAATAAAACAATATAATATACTGAGTAATCCTTGTGAAATCAGTTGATTAAACGGATTTACCACTCACTCTATTTTTAAATAATGAAAATATGAGTTGACAATTTATTTTTATCTGTCTATACTAATTCTCAATCAGTTAGATTTTGATAATTATTTTGACAATTACATACATCTCTTATTAAGAGTGGCGGAGGGAATAGGCCCGATGAAGCCCGGCAACCGACAGATGAATTGATCTGAAAAGGTGCTACATCCTACAGGTGTTTTTAGCCTGGAAGATAAGAGGAGGATTTTTGCAGCCCTCTTCTTATTGAAGAGGGTTTTTCATATTCATTGAGTTGATATTGGATTCGTGCATAGTTAAATCCGACTATGCAGATTGGAACAATTGATGATAGGGTAAAATTGATTTTCTATATAAAAATGAGTTTAGGAGGAAATGAACATGAAAAAATGGATTGCATTAATATTAACGGTTATCGGTATAACGATGCTGATGTCAGCTTGCTCATCCGGTGAAGGAAAGGAAAAGGCGGAGTTGAAAAAAGTTGTGTTGGATTATGCATATTACTCGCCAACTAGCCTAGCGTTGAAGGAATTTGGTTGGGTAGAGGAGGCGTTTGAGGAACAGGGGATTGAAGTGGAGTGGGTACTCAGCCACGGAAGCAATAAAGCACTTGAATTTCTAAATTCGAAAAGTGTCGACTTCGGTTCGACAGCTGGGGCTGCTGCGTTAATTGCCAAGTCAAACGGTTCTCCGATTGAATCGGTCTATATTTATTCAAAGCCTGAATGGACTGCACTTGTGGCAACAGAGGATTCAGAAATTACATCAATCGAACAATTGAAGGGAAAGAAAGTGGCTGCAACGCTAGGAACGGATCCATATATATTCCTTCTCCGTTCGTTACAAGAAGTTGGTATGTCGTCCAAGGACTTGGAAATTGTGAATTTACAACACTCAGATGGCGCTAACGCTCTTTTGACAGGTCAAGTAGAAGCATGGGCAGGGTTAGATCCACATATGGCAAAAGTTGAAGTCGATTCTGGCGCAAAGTTATTCTTACGTGATCATGAAAAAAATACGTACGGAACGCTGAATGTCCGATCTGACTTTGCTGAACAACATCCTGAAGTAGTTGAAACAGTGATTGAAGTGTATGAGAAAGCACGGAAGTGGGTTTTGGAAAATCCGGATGAGGCAGCCGACATACTCGCACAAGAAGCTGACATGCAATTGGAAGTTGCGAAAAAGAGTTTAGAGCGTAATGACTTCTCTGAACCAATTCCTGGCCAGAAACAAATTGATGCACTGACTGCGGCAGGTGAAGTGTTGCAATCAGAAAATGTTATTAAAGGGGATGTGGATGTCGGGAAGACTGTAGAAGAATTGATTACTGATCAATTTGCAAAAAAAGTTATCGAATGAACTAGGGGGAATGGACATGACGGTCAATATTGACGAAAAAGGATTTTTTAAAGTAAAAGGAAAAAAGTCGGTCAAAGTTAGCTTTGAAAATAAAGTGAGGGGTTTAACGCTCGGCTTGATCATTCCGTTTATTCTTTTAGTCGTGTGGGAAGCAGCTGTCCGTTTCAATTGGCTTGATGCTTATGTCTTTCCGGCTCCGACAACCATTTTGCAAAAAATTATCGAGTTAGCCCAAGAAGGTAAACTTTGGGGGCATGTAGGAATTACGTTTTTTCGGGTTATGATCGGATTTCTAGCAGGAACAATTGCCGCGGTTATATTGGGATCCATCGTCGGTTATTTTAAATGGTTTGAGCAGTTGATGGATCCGTTAATTCAAGCATTTCGCTCAATACCCTCTCTAGCCTGGGTTCCATTGTTTATCCTTTGGATGGGTATTGGAGAGTCGTCCAAAGTGATGTTAATCGCTGTCGGTGTGTTCTTCCCGATCTATCTTAACATCGTCTCAGGTATTCAAGGGGTAGACCGTAAGTTAATTGAAGTCGGCAAGATCTATCATTTTACTCCGTTGCAAATTGTTCGTCGTATCATCTTGCCAGCTTCACTTCCAGCGTTTCTCGTGGGCTTGCGCAGTGGTGTTGGACTCGGCTGGATGTTCGTTGTAGCTGCCGAGTTAATGGGGGCCAGTCAAGGGCTTGGGTATTTGTTAGTTGTTGGTCAGAATACGTATTCACCCGAGCTTATTATCGCAAGCATTATTTTATTTGCATTGTTAGGGAAAGCAACCGATTCGTTGTTGAAATCATTGGAAGCACGTGCATTGAAGTGGCAAGACAACCTACAAAACCAACTATGATGGAGGGATTTCAATGTTGAAAGTGAAAGAGGCGACTAGGACATTCAATAACGGGCTTGCAGGATTCAACAACATATCATTTTCCATTAAGGAAGGGGAAACTGTTGGGATTCTGGGAACGAGTGGTTGTGGAAAAAGTACACTGCTTCGCGTTTTATCCGGACTCGATCAGAATTATGAAGGTGCAATTGAAATTGGGGGTGTAGGGGAACAGCCAATCGGTATGATCTTTCAAGAGCCAAGATTAATGCCTTGGCTTACTGTAAAAGAGAATATTTTATTCGGAGCGAAAGATGAGAAGGAGAAACAAGCAACGGTACATGAGTATTTGAATCTTGTCGGTTTGTCTGATTTTGACGCTCATTATCCGAAAGATTTGTCTGGAGGGATGGCGCAACGAACCGCAATTGCCCGTGCACTAATTGGAGAGCCAGATGTCTTGCTCCTAGATGAACCTTTTAGTGCATTGGATGCTTTCACTAAAATGCAATTGCAGGATTTATTGTTAAAAATTCAACAGAACCGTTTAACAACGATGGTAGTCGTTACGCATGACATCGATGAAGCGCTTTACTTATGCGATCGAATATTCATCCTCGGTGGTCAACCCGGCACATTGCAGGCGGAATTGTCAATTGACGTAGCGAAACCGAGAGATCGAGGCGATTCGTTTTTGGCGGCTAAAAAAGCAGAAATCCTTGAGCTTTTACATATCGAAAAGGAGGTTGTCTAACATGGCTAATGAGGAAGTGATTTATCCACATGAAGGAAATTACAACATTACGGCTGAACTCCCTTCAAGAAACGATTTCACATGGAAAAGTATTGAATCGTATTTCAGTTGGTCTGCTACCGGAAAAGTGAATATGGCTTATGAATGTGTCGATCGCCATGTCGTGGAAGGGTTTGGAGAGAAAGTCGCTCTACATTATTTTGGTGAAAATGAAGAGTACACAGTAACGTATCGTGAATTGAAGAAGAAAACGGATCTCTGGGCTACTGTTTTGAAAAAGAAAGGGGTAAAAAAAGGGGACTTCGTCTTTATCTTTTTACCGAAGCATCCTGATTGTCATATCGCAATGCTTGCTGCCATTAAACTTGGCGCTGTTGTCGGGCCACTATTCGAAGCGTTTATGGAAGATGCAGTAAAGGAGCGGATTGCCGATTGTGAGGGCGCTTATTTAATCGCTTCGCCTGAGTTGATCAAACGCGTGCCGCGTGCAGAATTGCCATCACTGAAAACGGTGTGGATAACGGCAGAGCCCGAACAATGCAAGGATGATGAAATTTCGTTGTTTGAAGAGGCGCGTACTATTGATAGTGAAGAAGACATCATCGAGTGGGTGGATTTGGACCATGCGCTAAATATTCATTATACGAGCGGTTCGACTGGCAGGCCCAAAGGAATTATCCATGCCCATCGAGCGATGATCCAACAATACATTACAGGCAGATGGGTATTGGATTTGAAGGATGAGGATGTCTATTGGTGCACAGCACACCCAGGTTGGGTGACAGGAACGGTATACGGAGTTTTCGCACCGTTGCTTAACCGGGCAACAATCGTCATTCACGGTGGCAGATTTAATGCTGATGAATGGTATTCCGTTTTAGAAAAGTCAGGTGTCACTGTTTGGTATAGTGCGCCGACAGCTTTCAGAATGTTAATGGCGGAAGGGGATGATAAGACAGCGAATTATGATTTGTCGAAGATCCGGCATGTTTTAAGTGTAGGCGAGCCGTTAAATCCAGAAGTGATCCGTTGGGGTACCAAAACGTTGTCGAACAGAATTCATGATACATGGTGGATGACTGAAACAGGGGCTCAACTCATTGTGAATCTTCCCTCCGAAAAAATTATTCCCGGATCTATGGGAAGACCGTTTCCGGGAATTGAAGCGGCAATTCTAGGAGATGACGGTGAAAAGCTTGCGCCCGGCAGAGTAGGACACTTAGCATTGAAAGCGAATTGGCCTGCAATAATGAGGGAAGTATGGAACGATCCTGCCAAGTATTCGACATATTTCCCGTTCGAAGGATGGTATGTATCTGGCGATTTGGCGACAATCGATGATAACGGCTATATCTTTTTCCAAGGCCGGAGCGACGATATGATCAATTCTTCAGGTGAACGAATCGGTCCATTTGAAGTAGAGAGTAAATTGATCGAACACCCAGCTGTTGCAGAGGTGGGTGTCATTGGGAAGCCAGATGCGTTGAGAGGGGAAATCGTCAAGGCATTTATCGTCTTACGAGATGGATTCGAAGCAAGTGATGCGCTGCTGCAAGAACTGCGTCAATTCGTACGAAGTGGTCTAGCTGCTCATGCTGCGCCGAGGGAAATTGAATTTCTTGAGGAGTTGCCTAAGACACCGATTAGCGGAAAAATCCTTCGACGGGAATTGAAAGCAAGGGAACTTCAAAAAGTAAACGTCTAACCCGCAAATAACAAACTAACAGATAGTACTGAGGAGGAAATAATGATGAGCAAAGAAGATTTATATAGAAAATCATATTTTAACCGTTTAGGAGAATTAAGTGATCTAGCACCTGATGCTTTTAAGGCATTTGTACAGTTTGACAAACTTGCCTTAGCAGAAGGAAAACTAACGAAGAAATTAAAAGAATTGATTGCTATTGCTGTTGCCCATACAACAGGTTGTCCGTATTGTATCGATATTCATGTAAAAGCAGCAAAATCAGAAGATGTTACGAAGGAAGAAATGTCGGAAGCCATCTTGGTCGCTACGGCCTTAAAGGCAGGCTCCGCTCTTGCTCATGGAGTGAATGCATTAAATGCATACGATCAAAATGGCGAGGATGAATACTATAAAGCATCTTATTTCAATAGATTAAAGGAATTCTCAACAATAAATGGAGATGTCTTTAAGTCGTTTGTTGATTTCGATGCAAAAACAATGAAAGAAAGTATATTAAGTGTAAAAGAAAAGGAATTGATTGCTGTCGCTGTTGCCCATACAACAGGTTGCCCGTACTGTATTGACATTCATACAAAGGGTGCAAAGAAAGCAAATGCAACGAAGGAAGAACTAGCAGAATCGATTCTGGTGGCAACTGCATTAAAAGCGGGTTCAGCTCTGGCTCACAGTGTGAATGCATTAAATGCATATGATGATTAAAGAAGTAAAAAAGCGATACAAACATTCATAGCAATGTTTGTATCGCTTTTTCTAATTGAATGTTACGCTAATAAATGATTAAATACTTGCCATGTTATAATTTCCTTAGACGATTATTTCTAATAATAGGAGATATTATATGTTAAACAAGCACCTGACCCAAAAAGAACGTAAAATAGACATGACGGCTTTGTTGTTGACAGCTTTGTTGACGGCGATTGCGGGGGAGTTTAAACTCATTCCATTTAATGGGGAGTCGTTTCGTTTTAGTTTAGGGAGCATCACTTTTTTTCTCCTCCTCCTCATCCGTCCGGCTGGATCTCTTCCTTTGACGGGGCTTGTGACGGGCTTGACTGTCGTTATGTTCCGAACTTGTGTTGAAATGATGACAACGTCTGTTTCATTAATGGATAGTTTCCAGCATCATCTGCCTATCTTATTGTATTATGTTGTTTTTGCGATAGGTTTTCATATCATTTGTATTGACAAGTATCGAGCGGCTCCGCTTTTGTTGGGCTCATGGGCAGCTCTATTTGAGTTTGTTGGGAACGGTGCAGAAAGCATAATGCGTATATGGATGTTAAACCGTGATTGGTTGATGGTGAAAGACTGGGCGTTAATCGGCGGAGTGGCAATGTTTCGCAGTTTCTTCGTTGTAGGGCTATATAGTTCAATAATGTTATCTGAACAGAAAAAGCGCATGCAGGAAATGCTAGGGATCGGTTCGAATTTGTATGCGGAGTCGCTTTATTTACAGAAGTCGATGAATCATATTGAGCAAGTAACTGCCTCGAGCCATGAGTTATACCGGAAGTTAAAACAAGAAAATCTGCATGACTTGAGTGTACAGGCACTAGCAATCGCGCAAGAAATTCATGAAGTGAAAAAAGACTCCCAGCGTATACTGTCAGGTTTGTCCAAGATTACTAAAGAAAAGAGCGCTGATCTCTTTCGATTATCAGATCTGTTTGACTTTGTTATTACGTCGAATCGGAAATACAGTGTCATGTTGAATCGGACAGTCGAATTCCGGCTAACGATGTCAGTCGATTATGAAACGGATCAGCATATCCCGCTATTGGCTTTATTAAACAATGTTACGGCCAATGCGGTTGAGTCGATTAATCAAATGGGTTCTATTTCCATTAAAGTGTCCGAAGAAGCGGACAATCTATATATTGTAATTCAGGACACGGGCAAAGGCATTCAAAAAGAAGATCTCCCCATTTTGTTTGAGCCGGGCTATACAACGAAGTTTAATGAACAAGGAGTGGCGGCAACAGGCATTGGTCTTTCCCATGTCCAACAGATTACACAAATGCTGCAAGGGGAGCTCCATATTGAGACAGAAGAAACGGGAACGGTTTTCCATATACGGATCCCTTCCTATACAATACGAAAAATTAGGTGATGAATCGTGCGTTATTTTATCGTAGATGATGATTCGGCATGTCGGAAAATGCTTGAGCATGTTATTAAAGAAGACGGTCTTGGTTATGTGGCCGGAGAGGCGGAGAACGGAGTGAAGGCACTTGCGCCCATTCTGTCCTCGCAGCCTGACATTGTACTGATCGACTTTCTTATGCCTGGACTTGATGGGATCGAAACGATGGAACAATTGAAAAAGCAAGGATTCCAAGGGAAGTTCATAATGATTTCCCAAATCGTCAATAAGGAAATGGTCGGCGAAGCGTATGAGAAAGGTGTAGAGTTCTTTATTCATAAACCGATTAATCGCGTGGAAGTGCGGAGCGTTCTAACGAAAACTAAGGAGAGCTATCAACTTCAACAGTCATTGAAAATGATACGAGAGTCGTTGGCGAATATCGATGCATCTGGAGAACAACCAAAGCGACAAAGCGTGAGTGATATTGTCCGATTCATTTTAAATGATATGGGGATTATTGGTGAGGTGGGCAGTGATGACATCATTGCCATCATCGGTGAGCTTATGAAACGGCAAGATCGGTCGCCGCAATTGCCTCCGTTAAAAGAATTGTACGAGGCGGTCGCTCGGGGAATGAAAGATGTCGATGTGTCAAAAGAGAGTAAAGCGATTGAACAGCGGATCCGCCGGACTATTGCAGCCGCTATAAACAACCTCGCCTCGATGGGAGTGGTCGATTATACTTCTCCTCAATTCGAATATTATGCGCCACGCTATTTCGACTTTCAGGACATACGTCTCCGCATGAAACAAATCGAAGCAGACCTTCCAACACCGTCGCGTGTAAAAGTTAATATAAAAAAATTCCTTCAAGTGCTTTATATTGAAACGGAAGAAAGATATAAGAATCTTTGAAGAGGAACTGATTTATTTAGAACATTTTTCCTTTAAATAAATTAATTTTATGTTTGTCGGATTATGTCGGATTTGATAAGTCTCTCTTACACTATTGAAAGTGAGAAAACGCTTTCAATGGTAAAAGAGGGAGGTCATTTTGATGAAAAAGAAATTTAAATTTCCATTAGCATATCAAATACTTGTCGGTTTAATAGCAGGAATTATCGTAGGGGCGATCTTTTATGGAAACCCCGCAATAGAAACTTATTTGCAGCCACTTGGTACAATCTTTATTAATATGATTAAAATGATTGTCGTGCCGATCATCGTCTCAACTTTAATTGTCGGTGTTGCGGGAACTGGTGATTTGAAGCAATTAGGTAAACTTGGCGGAAAGACAATGATTTATTTCCAAATCATTTCGTTAGTCGCGATTATCGTTGGATTGTCCGCAGCGAATATTTTCAAACCGGGTGAAGGCATTGACATGTCGACTTTGGCAAAAGGCGATATCGACTCATATGTCCAAACGACTGAAAGTGTGCAGAATGAAAACTTCATGGACGTTCTTGTCGGCATCGTGCCGAGCAATGTCATTCAAGCGATGGCTTCAGCCGATATGCTTGCAGTTATTTTCTTCTCCGTATTGTTCGGGTTAGGCGTCGCTTCTATTGGTGAACGCGGAAAGCCGGTGCTTGCCTTTTTCCAAGGCACAGCAGACGCCATGTTCTGGGTGACAAACTTAATAATGAAATTCGCACCAATCGGCGTATTCGGTTTGATCGGTGTGACAGTATCGAAATTCGGACTCGAGTCGTTAGTGCCGCTTGGTAAATTAATGATTCTTGTCTATGCGACAATGATTTTCTTCGTCATCGTCGTTCTTGGCGGAATTGCGAAGATGATCGGTTCAAGCATCTTCAGCATTATCAAACTGTTAAAAGACGAACTCATTTTGGCTTACTCTACGTCGAGCTCTGAAACTGTATTACCGAAGCTTATGGAAAAGATGGAGAAATTCGGTTCTCCGAGAGACATCGTGTCATTTGTAATTCCAACTGGCTATTCCTTTAACTTGGACGGCTCGACGTTGTACCAAGCACTTGCGGCGATCTTCATCGCGCAAATGTATGGCATTGATTTGAGTATCATGGAGCAAGTTACATTAGTATTGGTTCTCATGATCACTTCTAACGGGATTGCGGGAGTACCAGGCGTTTCCTTCGTCGTATTACTCGCAACGCTTGGCACCGTCGGTATTCCATTGGAAGGACTTGCGTTCATCGCAGGTGTCGACCGACTGCTCGACATGGGCCGTACGGTCGTCAACGTACTTGGAAATGCTTTGGCTACGGTTGTTATGGCTAAATGGGAAGGCCGCTTCCGAACAGATAAAAGCAAACATACACCGGTTAATCCGGTTAGTGAAACAATATAAAATGTCAAACGGACAGGCAGTTTTGTCACCCTGAATGGGTAGCAAAGCTGCCTGTTTTAATGATAACTGTAAGAATAAATACAACTTCTACAATTTCTATAGAAGGTTTCATGTTGGATATGTAGAAGTAATCTATATTGTAATGGAAGTTTGTGAAAATGACTGGGGGATAGAATTGTGAAAATTAAAGGTTTTGGTGGAGTCTTTTTAAGATCGAAGGATATTGAAAAACTGAAAAATTGGTATGAAGAAACTTTACGTATTTCAATGGGGGATTGGAATGGTGCAATTATTAAACCGGATGCAGATAATGAGACAGTCTTTTCCCTTTTTAAAGAAGGAAGTAGTTATTTTCCGGTAGAACAGCCCGTTATGTTAAATTTCCAAGTGGAAGACATAGAAGGATGGATAGAGCACTTCGAGAAAATTGGTGTGCCTCTTCTTAAAGAACCTGAAAAGAGTGAGTATGGGACCTTTGTTTGGATTTCCGATCCAGAAGGAAGATGGATTGAACTTTATGAAAAGTGATGATAAAACGACCCTATTGAGAAGAAATATATTCTCGTAAAAGAATCTTCACTATGTGCATGCTGAAAATTAGTCAATCGAAAGAATTTTGGAATAGGGACAACTTGACTCCGAATAGATTGATTCAGTACGTATGCATACAAGGGGGAGATTCGTATGTATTGGAATGAAGAGGTTCAAAGCGGTAGCCCTAACATATCGCCGATGGAGTTTGTGGAACGGTCTTTAGAGGAAATTCGGTTTTGGTCAAGGATTATGAAAGAACATTCCTTGTTTCTAAGATTGGGATTTCGATGTGAAGATACACAACTAATCGCAGAAGCAAATCAATTTTTTCACATTTTTGAACGGATTGAACAACAGTCGCATGCTTTTACGAATCAAACAGACCCGATGACAATCAGAAGGTTCAATTCGGAAGTCCAGATGGCTGCGACGAATATTTATGCTTTTAAACGGAAAGTGTTAGGGTTAATCCTCACTTGCCAGTTGCCCGGCGGAAACAATTTCCCTCTATTGGTAGACCATATTAGTAGGGAAGCCAATTATTTCAGAAAGCGACTCATTGAGTTGAATGAAGGCAAATTACAACCGCTTGCAGATGCGATCATTAAAGAGAATGTGTTCTTTTTACGGATCATGGCTGATCATGCCAAGTTCATCGGGCATTTACTGGACCCTTCAGAAAGAAAGTTAGTTGATATGGCAAGGAATTTTAGTAATGACTTTGATGAATTGCTGTTCCAGGCAAGAGATCTGGATGGAATGAGACCGTATTCACAAACAGTTCCGATGTTGGATCAATTCCTAGATCAAAATCGCGTGTCGGTCGTTTCCCTCCGTGACTTTAAAAAGACGGCTAGAGAGCTGATTGAAGAATGTAGAATCAAGAGCATTATCCATCCATTACTAGCAGACCATGTTTATCGCGAGGCGGATCATTTCCTCACGATTATTGATATGTTCGACGCACATCTCACTGGAGCCAATTCATGAAAGTATAAAAAAGGATGGCATTAATCTTTGAAAAGTCAAAGTTAGTGCCATCTTTATTTTTGTTCAATAATATATTCCATTACTCTAGTTTTTGAGAAACTTGATTGCGTCCATAAGTAACTGAAGATCAGACAATATGACAGTCCTTAGGCTTTCTGGACATCTAGTTACATCATTCTTCAATTTTTGTATTTCGTTCTGAATAAAATATAATTCTTTAATTGAACTCACCTCTCCATTACAATTATACCCAGTTGTTAAGGGGGTAAAACGGACTATCTACTCATAATACAGAAAAGTAAATTCACATTTTATGAGAATTGATAGCTAGTAGTTGGGTATGGATGAAATAATAGAGAGAATATTGTAATATAAGATTATTAGAAGTAACAATCAATATTGTCGAAAATATAAGCGGGGGAGAGAAAACAACTCTTCCCTGCTTGCTGTTTTATCTAATAAATCCGTTTTAACAGCTGTAGTTATATAGTAATCATAATAGAAGGAGCAATATAAATGGAAAGAATATTTAGAGGTATTCCGAATGAAAGACTCAGTTCAATAGTTACTCACAATCCTGATCCTATCTTTTTATTTGGGGAAGAGGGGAAGGTATTGGATGTGAATAAAGCTGCTGTAGAATTATTTGGATATGCAAAGTCCGAATGGATGGACATCGGTTTTCAGGAGATAATTGCTCCCGAAAGTATGAACGAAGTTGTTGAGATATTTGCTAAAACAATGAGTGGGGAATACTGCTCCTGTAATGCAAAAGCTTACAGTAAAGAGGGCAAGCTGCTTCATTTGCGTGTGAAAAACCTACCTCTCTTTGAAATGGATCAGCAGCCCAGAAACATAATGGTTGTCGTAAAAGATGTGACCGAACTAGTCGAAACGAAGGATAAATTGCGAATAACAGCAGAGAAATTAAAGTTTTTTTACGAGTCATCCGCAGAAGCAATGGACATTATTGACTTAGACGGCAATGTCGTACAGGTGAATAAAGCCTTCGAGGATATGTATGGCTGGAAAGCGGAAGAAATAGTAGGAACCCCTATGCCAACAATTCCGGCTAAACAAATGGAGCAAGTGAAAAGAGACCGTGCGCGTATGTTAAATAACGAAAGCATACGAGGATTGGAAGTAGAATGTTTGAAAAAGGACGGAACATTGATCCCTGTCAGTATAACGTTATCTCCACTTCATGACGAACATGGGAACATTATCGCTTTTTCCGGTATTTCGAGAGATGTTTCAGAGAAGAAAAGAATTGAAGAGGCCTTGATCCGAAGTGAAAAAAAATATCGTTTGATTGCTGAAAACATGACAGATTTAGTGACAGTTATAAACAGTGTCGGGATGATAACCTATGCATCACCCTCACTCACGCCGGTTCTAGGATTTCCTCTGGAATATTATCAAGGTAAAAATGCTATCGACATCGTTCATCCGGAAGATTTGCCCGTAGTGCAAGAGCAGTTTTATTCTTTATTCCACTCACAGGGATCCGCCGAAATGGAATTTAGGTATGAGCATAAAACGAGAGAATGGATATGGCTCGAAGCGAAAGGGACTTATTTTGTCGACGAAAAAAACGGTGAAGGTTT
The genomic region above belongs to Sporosarcina sp. Marseille-Q4943 and contains:
- a CDS encoding amidohydrolase; this encodes MMVVDLNSDLSKKVIAWRRDFHQYPETGFLEMRTASIVASILDELGFDLTMGKSVMSDNHCMGKPDTEATKKHYLWAIENGAKKDYVANFSDGYTGIVATLDTGIEGPTTAYRFDMDALDIHESELDSHFPKQEGFRSKLPHKMHACGHDAHTAIGLGLATVIASNKEALKGKIKLIFQPAEEGTRGAKSMASAGIVDDVDYFIASHVGTGVPHQHFVASNNGFLATSKLDITFKGKASHAGAQPEEGNNALLAAANAALNIHAIARNSKGISRINVGELHAGSGRNIIADYAFLKAETRGENSEVNQYIKNQLESIIAGAAQMYQVDYQIDTVGEALSSQGSKELAVILKGCAEESAMLNETALESNDAAGSEDATYFMERVKQNGGLATYCIFGTDLPAGHHNEQFDINEETMLAAVDVLFKSALKLNSL
- a CDS encoding aliphatic sulfonate ABC transporter substrate-binding protein produces the protein MKKWIALILTVIGITMLMSACSSGEGKEKAELKKVVLDYAYYSPTSLALKEFGWVEEAFEEQGIEVEWVLSHGSNKALEFLNSKSVDFGSTAGAAALIAKSNGSPIESVYIYSKPEWTALVATEDSEITSIEQLKGKKVAATLGTDPYIFLLRSLQEVGMSSKDLEIVNLQHSDGANALLTGQVEAWAGLDPHMAKVEVDSGAKLFLRDHEKNTYGTLNVRSDFAEQHPEVVETVIEVYEKARKWVLENPDEAADILAQEADMQLEVAKKSLERNDFSEPIPGQKQIDALTAAGEVLQSENVIKGDVDVGKTVEELITDQFAKKVIE
- a CDS encoding ABC transporter permease, yielding MTVNIDEKGFFKVKGKKSVKVSFENKVRGLTLGLIIPFILLVVWEAAVRFNWLDAYVFPAPTTILQKIIELAQEGKLWGHVGITFFRVMIGFLAGTIAAVILGSIVGYFKWFEQLMDPLIQAFRSIPSLAWVPLFILWMGIGESSKVMLIAVGVFFPIYLNIVSGIQGVDRKLIEVGKIYHFTPLQIVRRIILPASLPAFLVGLRSGVGLGWMFVVAAELMGASQGLGYLLVVGQNTYSPELIIASIILFALLGKATDSLLKSLEARALKWQDNLQNQL
- a CDS encoding ABC transporter ATP-binding protein, which gives rise to MLKVKEATRTFNNGLAGFNNISFSIKEGETVGILGTSGCGKSTLLRVLSGLDQNYEGAIEIGGVGEQPIGMIFQEPRLMPWLTVKENILFGAKDEKEKQATVHEYLNLVGLSDFDAHYPKDLSGGMAQRTAIARALIGEPDVLLLDEPFSALDAFTKMQLQDLLLKIQQNRLTTMVVVTHDIDEALYLCDRIFILGGQPGTLQAELSIDVAKPRDRGDSFLAAKKAEILELLHIEKEVV
- the acsA gene encoding acetate--CoA ligase, which gives rise to MANEEVIYPHEGNYNITAELPSRNDFTWKSIESYFSWSATGKVNMAYECVDRHVVEGFGEKVALHYFGENEEYTVTYRELKKKTDLWATVLKKKGVKKGDFVFIFLPKHPDCHIAMLAAIKLGAVVGPLFEAFMEDAVKERIADCEGAYLIASPELIKRVPRAELPSLKTVWITAEPEQCKDDEISLFEEARTIDSEEDIIEWVDLDHALNIHYTSGSTGRPKGIIHAHRAMIQQYITGRWVLDLKDEDVYWCTAHPGWVTGTVYGVFAPLLNRATIVIHGGRFNADEWYSVLEKSGVTVWYSAPTAFRMLMAEGDDKTANYDLSKIRHVLSVGEPLNPEVIRWGTKTLSNRIHDTWWMTETGAQLIVNLPSEKIIPGSMGRPFPGIEAAILGDDGEKLAPGRVGHLALKANWPAIMREVWNDPAKYSTYFPFEGWYVSGDLATIDDNGYIFFQGRSDDMINSSGERIGPFEVESKLIEHPAVAEVGVIGKPDALRGEIVKAFIVLRDGFEASDALLQELRQFVRSGLAAHAAPREIEFLEELPKTPISGKILRRELKARELQKVNV
- a CDS encoding carboxymuconolactone decarboxylase family protein; this encodes MSKEDLYRKSYFNRLGELSDLAPDAFKAFVQFDKLALAEGKLTKKLKELIAIAVAHTTGCPYCIDIHVKAAKSEDVTKEEMSEAILVATALKAGSALAHGVNALNAYDQNGEDEYYKASYFNRLKEFSTINGDVFKSFVDFDAKTMKESILSVKEKELIAVAVAHTTGCPYCIDIHTKGAKKANATKEELAESILVATALKAGSALAHSVNALNAYDD